The following are from one region of the Silene latifolia isolate original U9 population chromosome 9, ASM4854445v1, whole genome shotgun sequence genome:
- the LOC141600042 gene encoding 4-coumarate--CoA ligase 1-like, whose protein sequence is MELKQEHNQIHDEVIASKPQKEYIFRSKLPDIYIPNHLPLHTYCFQNLSEFSDRKCLIDGTTGREWSYMEVERTAKKAGAGFRNHFGVQKGSVIMLLLQNCPEFVFSFLGASFIGCISTTANPLCTPGEIEKQARASKATAVITQSAFADKVRAYCEENDIHLVLVDHPTINGVHDKYFWDLVENESSDPPIIDIDISPDDVVALPYSSGTTGLPKGVMLTHKSLVTSVGQQVDGENPNLYFQPEDVILCVLPLFHIYSLNSVLLCALRVGAAILIMPKFEINMLMELVQKYKVTIAPFVPPIVLAIAKNQDMGKYDLSSVRTIMSGAAPMGKDLEDAVRAKLPNAKLGQGYGMTEAGPVLAMCLAFAKEPMDVKSGSCGTVVRNADLKIIDPDTGSSLPRNHPGEICIRGDQIMKGYLNDPEATMNTIDKDGWLHTGDIGYVDDDDEIFIVDRLKELIKYKGFQVAPAELEAMLLNHPSINDAAVVAMKDDAAGEVPVAFVVRSNGCKITEDDVKQYISKQVVFYKRINRVFFVDSIPKLPSGKILRKELRARLANGITN, encoded by the exons ATGGAACTTAAACAAGAGCATAACCAAATCCATGATGAAGTTATTGCAAGTAAGCCACAAAAAGAATACATTTTCCGGTCGAAACTCCCTGACATTTACATCCCTAATCACCTCCCTCTCCACACTTATTGTTTTCAGAACTTGAGCGAGTTTAGCGACCGTAAATGTTTAATCGACGGGACAACGGGTCGGGAATGGAGCTATATGGAGGTGGAGAGAACCGCGAAAAAGGCTGGAGCGGGTTTTAGGAACCACTTTGGGGTACAGAAAGGGAGCGTGATCATGCTTCTCCTACAGAACTGCCCCGAGTTTGTGTTTTCCTTCCTCGGGGCATCTTTCATAGGATGTATTAGCACGACAGCTAATCCTTTGTGTACCCCTGGTGAGATTGAGAAACAAGCTCGAGCCTCTAAGGCTACAGCTGTTATCACCCAGTCCGCTTTTGCGGACAAGGTGAGAGCGTACTGTGAAGAGAATGATATACATTTAGTATTGGTGGACCACCCGACAATAAACGGGGTCCACGACAAGTACTTTTGGGACCTCGTGGAAAATGAGTCGAGTGATCCACCAATAATAGACATAGACATATCACCCGATGACGTTGTCGCCCTACCGTACTCGTCCGGTACGACGGGACTACCAAAGGGCGTGATGCTCACACACAAGAGCCTAGTGACAAGTGTCGGACAACAAGTGGACGGTGAGAATCCCAACCTTTATTTCCAACCTGAGGATGTTATACTCTGCGTTTTGCCACTTTTTCACATCTATTCGCTTAACTCTGTTCTGCTGTGTGCTCTACGCGTTGGAGCCGCGATTCTTATAATGCCCAAGTTTGAAATAAATATGTTGATGGAATTAGTGCAAAAATACAAAGTTACGATTGCACCCTTCGTGCCTCCCATAGTTTTGGCTATTGCTAAGAACCAAGACATGGGTAAATATGACCTTTCATCTGTGAGAACAATTATGTCTGGAGCAGCACCCATGGGAAAAGATCTTGAAGATGCTGTGAGAGCTAAACTTCCTAATGCTAAACTTGGTCAG GGTTATGGAATGACAGAGGCAGGGCCAGTACTAGCCATGTGCTTGGCATTTGCAAAGGAGCCCATGGATGTTAAGTCTGGTTCATGTGGGACTGTTGTACGCAATGCTGACTTAAAGATCATTGACCCTGATACCGGCTCTTCTTTGCCTAGGAACCACCCTGGTGAAATTTGCATTCGTGGCGACCAAATTATGAAAG GTTATTTGAATGATCCCGAAGCCACAATGAACACCATAGACAAAGACGGATGGTTGCATACCGGTGATATTGGATATGTGGACGATGATGATGAGATATTCATTGTCGATCGACTTAAGGAGTTGATAAAATACAAGGGTTTCCAAGTAGCTCCGGCTGAGCTCGAGGCAATGCTTCTGAACCATCCTAGCATCAATGACGCTGCTGTTGTAGC GATGAAAGACGATGCTGCTGGTGAGGTTCCCGTTGCATTTGTTGTGAGATCAAATGGGTGTAAAATCACCGAGGATGATGTTAAGCAATACATTTCTAAACAG GTGGTATTTTACAAGAGAATAAATCGTGTTTTCTTCGTCGACTCGATTCCTAAACTTCCATCAGGGAAAATATTGAGGAAAGAGCTAAGAGCAAGGCTTGCAAATGGCATTACTAATTAA